CGGGGGTTGGCATAAAGATGGCGATTTCTTCCGACACTTTCTCGATAGTCCAGAACAAGGGTTGCTGACGATTGTCGTCTGGTCGGACATTTATCCAAAAAGCGGTGGGACGTTTGTGGCGTGTGATTCAGTCCAGCATGTCGCACAACGACTCTATGAGCACCCAGAAGGGTTGTTACCGAGCGGTTTCGGGCAGCTCATTGGCAAATGCAAAGACTTTGTAGAAATTACGGGAGAAGCGGGAGATGTTGTGCTGCTACATCCGTTCATCTTGCACGCCGCTTCACAGAACCCTTCCGGTCGCGCCCGTTTCATCACCAACCCACCCGTTGCCCTCAAGGCGCCGATGAATTTCAACCGTGAGGATCCAGACGATTTCTCACCCGTGGAATTGGGAGTCCTGCACGGGTTAGGGAAAGACCGCCTCGATTTCAAGCCGACAGCACCACGGGAACGCCTCGTACCAGAGCGTCTCAAGCGTCAACAGAAGATGCTTGAAGAGCAGAAGAAACGACTGGAGCTGGAGGAATAGGGGTTTTGGGTTATATAAATTGACGGGCAATGAATGGTTTCCCTACTACAAACGGGAGATCGGTTCGTAGTAGTGCGATTTATCGCACGTTTACTTCATTGAGACGCTGCTTTTTGGGGGTCTTGTGATGTCGGTGAGAGTGTAGGTTGCTTTTTCCGTAAAGCAATGATTGATACAACCAAAGCACCAATAGCACAGATAGCTACCCCCCAGTCTTTTATTTTAGAAAAAGCGAGGCTGAGTCCACGCAGCTCTGCAATACTCGTTTCGACTGTCCGCAGCCGAGCGTCTAAACCGTCTATTTTTTTCTCAATTATAGCGATCTCTGCTTTGACTTCCTCTTTGACAACCAAGCGTATCTTGTCAAGGTCGGCATCCGTCAACTCACCCAAAGCAGGTACAGCAATCACAGAGAAGAGTATGGATAGCGCGAGTATCGTTTTCATAAGATATTCCAGTGCCAGTTTGTTTTATTCCGCTACCGCGGTGGAGTGAATTTTACCATAAATAGTATAGCAGATTCAAGAACACTTGGCAAGTTGTTTTTTCACATTCGGCAGTATCATTTCGCGATTCAGACAAACATCCCACAACCCCTCCACAATTATCAATCCCACGTAACTTACAACTTATAACTTACTAAAGTTTGGACTGTATTGTAAAGTTATGCTGCCTCGTCAAAAGG
This is a stretch of genomic DNA from Candidatus Poribacteria bacterium. It encodes these proteins:
- a CDS encoding phytanoyl-CoA dioxygenase family protein, with the translated sequence MPKTYRTLTESDVSHFIEKGHVILKGCFSRELAEEWRAFAFKRLGYDPDDPTTWEQPRVHLPSMNRVLIEDVAPRAYDAICDLLGGEDRITNFWSDAKPGWSDGFIINFGLGADQPWQPPSPEVGGWHKDGDFFRHFLDSPEQGLLTIVVWSDIYPKSGGTFVACDSVQHVAQRLYEHPEGLLPSGFGQLIGKCKDFVEITGEAGDVVLLHPFILHAASQNPSGRARFITNPPVALKAPMNFNREDPDDFSPVELGVLHGLGKDRLDFKPTAPRERLVPERLKRQQKMLEEQKKRLELEE